The following proteins are co-located in the Paludibaculum fermentans genome:
- a CDS encoding glycosyltransferase — MLLSILIPVYNERTVVERSLQQVLDAPLPAGVDRELVIVDDCSKDGTWAILEGLAAKHSLIRLYRHEVNQGKGAAVRTAISKAQGDFCLIQDADLEYDPNEYPALLKPLLAGHADAVFGSRYMSGEARRVLPYWHTKINEFLTWTSNVFSNIHVTDMETCYKVFRTDLLKSIPIRSNRFGFEPEITMKCAKRQLRIYEVPISYHGRTYEEGKKIGWKDGLQALGVILKYWLIDDIYADTKGRGALINLTRTPGYIDWMSGLLRPYLGDTILEIGAGFGTFSGRLMGRRLRYVAAESDPLHLHALRNRFLRTPNVTVVELDPNRRAAFDGFEGSVDSAIAINVLEGLPHPEIALEGLHRALKPGGRLLLLAPQGSSIYGTVDQAMGQFRRFDQREIETLLRAAGFNLEAVRQINKSGKPAWWLASKVFRRTSLSKLPLKIFDKNLWLWRPLDHVLPWKGLSMLVVARKQ; from the coding sequence GTGCTTCTCAGTATCCTTATCCCGGTTTATAACGAACGGACCGTTGTCGAGCGCAGTCTGCAGCAGGTTTTGGATGCTCCGCTACCGGCGGGCGTGGATCGCGAACTGGTCATTGTTGACGACTGCTCGAAGGATGGGACTTGGGCCATTCTCGAGGGGCTGGCGGCCAAGCACTCCTTAATCCGGTTGTACCGGCATGAGGTGAACCAAGGTAAGGGTGCAGCCGTGCGGACCGCTATTTCCAAGGCCCAGGGCGACTTTTGCCTGATCCAGGACGCAGACCTGGAGTACGACCCGAACGAGTACCCTGCCCTACTGAAGCCGCTGCTGGCTGGGCATGCGGATGCAGTTTTCGGATCCCGCTATATGTCGGGCGAGGCACGGCGGGTGCTGCCGTACTGGCACACGAAGATCAACGAGTTTCTGACCTGGACATCGAACGTGTTTTCGAACATCCATGTGACCGACATGGAGACGTGCTACAAGGTCTTCCGCACGGATCTGTTGAAGTCGATCCCCATCCGGTCGAACCGGTTCGGCTTCGAGCCTGAGATCACGATGAAATGCGCGAAGCGCCAACTGCGCATTTATGAGGTCCCGATCTCGTATCACGGCCGGACCTATGAAGAGGGCAAGAAGATCGGCTGGAAGGACGGCCTGCAGGCGCTGGGCGTGATCCTGAAGTACTGGCTGATCGATGACATCTATGCGGATACGAAGGGCCGCGGGGCGCTGATCAACCTGACGCGCACGCCTGGCTATATCGACTGGATGTCGGGCCTGCTGCGGCCGTACCTGGGCGACACAATTCTGGAGATCGGCGCGGGGTTCGGCACCTTTTCCGGGCGCCTGATGGGGCGGCGGTTGCGGTATGTGGCGGCGGAATCGGATCCGCTGCACCTGCACGCGCTGAGGAACCGTTTTCTGCGCACGCCGAATGTCACGGTCGTCGAGTTGGATCCGAACCGGCGGGCAGCTTTCGACGGGTTTGAGGGCAGTGTGGACTCCGCCATTGCAATCAATGTTCTGGAGGGGTTGCCGCATCCGGAGATCGCGCTCGAAGGCCTGCACCGGGCCCTGAAGCCAGGCGGGCGGCTGCTGTTGCTGGCTCCGCAGGGGAGCAGCATCTACGGCACGGTGGACCAAGCCATGGGGCAGTTCCGGAGATTCGACCAGCGCGAGATCGAGACGTTGCTGCGGGCGGCCGGGTTCAACCTGGAAGCGGTCCGGCAGATCAATAAGTCGGGGAAGCCCGCCTGGTGGCTGGCGAGCAAGGTGTTCAGGCGTACGTCCCTTTCGAAGCTGCCATTGAAGATCTTCGATAAGAACCTTTGGTTGTGGCGTCCGCTGGATCATGTGCTGCCCTGGAAGGGGCTGTCCATGCTGGTTGTCGCCAGAAAGCAGTAA
- a CDS encoding DUF5658 family protein: MASAAQQISMTQALPRGTDQLVQFVYLQGLDTLTTLAFLLAGAQEANPLVRTLIGWFGNPLMGLAAVKIAALMLGYYCWNKGKVAMLRRANMFFALLVAWNLFCLLLALGVRWKA; encoded by the coding sequence ATGGCTTCCGCAGCACAACAAATCTCGATGACTCAAGCCCTGCCGAGAGGGACTGATCAACTGGTTCAGTTCGTGTACCTGCAGGGACTGGACACGCTGACGACGCTCGCGTTCCTGCTGGCCGGCGCACAGGAGGCAAATCCGTTAGTGCGGACGCTCATCGGCTGGTTCGGAAATCCCCTGATGGGATTGGCAGCCGTGAAGATAGCCGCGCTGATGCTGGGATACTACTGCTGGAACAAAGGCAAAGTGGCGATGCTGCGGAGAGCGAACATGTTCTTCGCGCTGCTGGTCGCATGGAATCTCTTCTGTTTACTGCTGGCGTTGGGCGTGCGATGGAAGGCGTAA
- a CDS encoding TonB-dependent receptor: MRESRVRQFVAGAILCTVGLLTFATQPAFAQGSDSALLRGTVTDSSGAAVPGAQVTLTDQATGVAGKTVCDGVGRYTFNALRPSTYSASVEAQGFKTSTQSNIILRVGQQSDLSFSLEIGSATQTIEVKSDAALLNTVSGALGAEVSNKYIVEMPLLDRNVTSLAFLAPGVTEVTGTKVADFGGTMFSSNGQRYATAEFRLDGGIASHPEGGEGGTTFVGYLPTVEAIQEFKVQTNSFSAEYGNNGGTVISMITKSGSNQFHGSGWYFFRRPGMDANDFFANRDCPPPGDPTRPDNGCKGSYAHDQYGASLGGPIKRQKSFFFTDFERLRHNVPFTINTTVPTELQKKGDFSKTFNSDGDLMGIFNPCPIVHSSATDATGRPSCSVSPVMSGGEIVDYKRAPFPGNIIPASLMDPVMLKAIALYPAATSAGDAATGANNYSSKLVDQSNLYKLDGKIDHYFSDTSRMAGRYSRSRSDQFTPNPFLSNNDNLYNSDGVTLEHTWTPRPTLMWTNRATFTRYANFQHVPVSADPDTIGFPTSLTLNPAFRQKNFPSLYLDNYQGLNADVSTNTIETDTQYSFNSLLTKIAGGHNMKFGADYRIFLNTFFQPSNTAGGLNFGAAATAQSVYDPNTDAEGNAVATMLLGYMDSGAVSASPAVANRSSESSFFFQDDWRITNKLTINVGLRYEWSTPYTERYDRSQFTCLSCDSGIVVPGLGKIMGTTIMAGKDIRRSTIDKNNVAPRIGFAYSPDQKTVIRGGAGIYYGLSYATNWQYAGASWLRDISIQGTKDGGVTQFATIENPFPVGFVQPPGNRYGALAEWGYPNYNHASVDNRNAEIYQWNLGVQRQMPGGFMVEASYSANRSTHLPWKKNPQNYNVLSRAAREQYGVAGLNQQVANPFQYLFSGPNAIFDSPDSIYNDPTIARINVLRPYPQFPGYFGGFPPFAASSLYNSLQMRFEKRASHGVSFTGAYTFSHFVSTSDEGANRWVGRISAGEPQDLTNLAAEKSISANDTPHRLAIATVYELPVGHGRSFGGSMPKALDAVIGGWKLNAFVTLQSGQPMTVLMRTNRLTGGVQRPNITGDPRSQYSIHEVVDGAGSFFNTAAFSAPGDQVPGNAPRYLDAARVDGIRNLDLGIGKIIRVGEGRFFELRGEFFNALNTPRFSQPNTSFGSSSFGTIASQANQSRHGQLGLRFVY, encoded by the coding sequence ATGCGTGAATCAAGAGTCCGCCAATTCGTCGCCGGCGCCATTCTGTGCACCGTTGGCCTGTTAACCTTCGCCACTCAGCCTGCCTTCGCTCAAGGGAGTGACAGCGCCCTGTTGCGGGGCACCGTCACCGATTCCAGCGGCGCCGCCGTCCCGGGCGCTCAAGTGACCCTCACCGACCAGGCTACCGGCGTGGCCGGCAAGACCGTTTGCGACGGTGTGGGCCGCTACACGTTCAATGCCTTGAGGCCCTCCACCTACTCCGCCTCCGTGGAAGCCCAGGGCTTCAAAACCAGCACGCAGTCCAACATCATCCTCCGTGTCGGTCAACAATCCGACCTCTCCTTCTCGCTGGAGATCGGGTCCGCCACGCAAACCATCGAGGTGAAGTCGGATGCCGCCCTCCTCAATACGGTGAGTGGCGCGCTGGGCGCGGAAGTCTCCAATAAATACATCGTGGAGATGCCTCTGCTCGACCGCAATGTCACTTCTCTTGCCTTCCTGGCTCCTGGAGTCACCGAAGTCACCGGCACCAAGGTCGCCGACTTCGGCGGCACCATGTTCTCCTCCAATGGCCAGCGCTACGCCACCGCCGAGTTCCGTCTCGACGGCGGCATCGCCAGTCACCCCGAGGGCGGGGAAGGCGGCACCACCTTCGTCGGCTACCTCCCCACCGTCGAAGCCATCCAGGAATTCAAGGTCCAGACCAACAGCTTCTCGGCCGAATACGGCAACAACGGCGGCACCGTCATCAGCATGATCACCAAGTCCGGCTCCAACCAGTTTCACGGCAGCGGCTGGTACTTCTTCCGCCGTCCCGGCATGGACGCCAACGACTTCTTCGCCAACCGCGACTGTCCTCCGCCCGGCGATCCCACCCGCCCCGACAACGGCTGCAAGGGCTCCTATGCCCACGACCAGTACGGAGCCTCGCTCGGTGGCCCCATCAAGCGCCAGAAGTCATTCTTCTTTACAGACTTCGAGCGCCTGCGCCACAACGTGCCCTTCACCATCAACACCACGGTTCCGACGGAACTCCAGAAGAAGGGCGATTTCTCCAAGACCTTCAACTCCGACGGCGACCTGATGGGCATCTTCAATCCCTGCCCCATCGTGCACTCCAGCGCCACCGACGCCACCGGCCGCCCCTCCTGCAGCGTCTCCCCCGTCATGAGCGGCGGAGAGATCGTCGACTACAAACGCGCACCGTTCCCCGGCAACATCATCCCCGCCAGCCTGATGGACCCGGTGATGCTCAAGGCCATTGCGCTCTACCCCGCCGCCACCTCAGCCGGCGACGCGGCCACCGGCGCCAACAACTACTCCTCGAAGCTGGTCGACCAGAGCAACCTCTACAAGCTGGACGGCAAGATCGACCACTACTTCTCCGACACCAGCCGCATGGCCGGCCGCTACAGCCGCAGCCGCTCCGACCAGTTCACGCCCAATCCGTTCCTGTCGAACAACGACAACCTCTATAACAGCGACGGCGTTACCCTCGAACACACCTGGACACCGCGGCCCACCCTTATGTGGACCAACCGCGCCACCTTCACCCGCTACGCCAACTTCCAGCATGTGCCCGTCTCGGCGGATCCCGACACCATCGGCTTCCCCACCAGCCTGACCCTCAACCCTGCCTTCCGCCAGAAGAACTTCCCCAGCCTCTACCTGGACAACTATCAGGGCCTGAACGCGGACGTCAGCACCAACACCATTGAGACCGACACGCAGTACAGCTTCAACTCTCTGCTCACCAAGATCGCCGGCGGCCACAACATGAAGTTCGGCGCCGACTACCGCATCTTCCTCAACACCTTCTTCCAGCCCTCCAATACGGCAGGCGGGCTGAACTTCGGCGCCGCCGCCACCGCCCAAAGCGTCTACGATCCCAACACGGATGCGGAAGGCAATGCCGTCGCCACCATGCTGCTCGGCTACATGGATTCCGGCGCCGTCAGCGCCAGCCCGGCCGTCGCCAACCGGTCCAGCGAATCCTCCTTCTTCTTCCAGGACGACTGGCGCATCACCAATAAGCTGACCATCAACGTGGGCCTGCGCTACGAGTGGAGCACTCCCTACACGGAACGCTACGACCGCAGCCAGTTCACCTGCCTCTCCTGCGACAGCGGCATCGTCGTGCCGGGGCTGGGCAAGATTATGGGTACCACCATCATGGCCGGCAAGGATATTCGCCGCTCCACCATCGACAAGAACAACGTCGCCCCGCGCATCGGCTTCGCCTACTCGCCCGATCAGAAGACCGTCATTCGCGGCGGCGCCGGCATCTACTACGGCCTCAGCTACGCCACGAACTGGCAGTACGCCGGAGCCTCCTGGCTGCGCGACATCTCCATCCAGGGCACCAAGGACGGCGGCGTCACCCAGTTCGCGACCATCGAGAACCCCTTCCCCGTGGGCTTCGTGCAGCCCCCCGGCAACCGCTACGGCGCGCTCGCCGAGTGGGGTTACCCCAACTACAACCACGCCAGCGTCGACAACCGCAATGCCGAGATCTACCAGTGGAACCTCGGAGTCCAGCGCCAGATGCCCGGCGGCTTCATGGTGGAAGCCAGCTACTCCGCCAACCGCAGCACCCACCTGCCCTGGAAGAAGAATCCGCAGAACTACAACGTCCTGTCCCGCGCTGCCCGCGAACAGTACGGCGTCGCCGGGCTCAACCAGCAGGTAGCGAATCCCTTCCAGTACCTCTTCAGCGGGCCCAATGCGATCTTCGATTCGCCCGACTCCATCTATAACGACCCGACCATCGCTCGCATCAACGTCCTGCGCCCCTACCCGCAGTTCCCCGGCTACTTCGGCGGCTTCCCGCCGTTCGCCGCCAGCTCGCTCTATAACTCCCTTCAGATGCGCTTCGAAAAGCGCGCCTCCCACGGAGTCTCCTTCACGGGCGCTTACACCTTCTCCCACTTCGTATCAACCTCGGACGAAGGCGCCAACCGCTGGGTGGGCCGCATCAGCGCAGGCGAGCCGCAGGACCTCACCAACCTCGCCGCTGAGAAGAGCATCAGCGCCAACGACACGCCCCACCGCCTGGCCATCGCCACCGTCTATGAACTGCCCGTCGGCCACGGCCGCAGCTTCGGTGGCAGCATGCCCAAGGCCCTCGACGCGGTCATCGGAGGCTGGAAACTGAACGCCTTCGTCACTCTCCAGAGCGGCCAGCCCATGACCGTCCTGATGCGCACCAACCGCCTCACCGGCGGCGTGCAGCGCCCGAACATCACCGGCGATCCCCGCAGCCAGTACAGCATTCACGAAGTGGTGGATGGCGCCGGCAGCTTCTTCAATACCGCGGCCTTCTCGGCGCCTGGCGATCAGGTGCCCGGCAACGCGCCGCGCTACCTCGACGCCGCCCGCGTCGACGGCATCCGCAATCTCGACCTGGGCATCGGCAAGATCATTCGTGTCGGCGAAGGCCGGTTCTTCGAGCTTCGCGGCGAGTTCTTCAACGCCCTGAACACCCCGCGCTTCAGCCAGCCGAACACCAGCTTCGGCAGCAGTTCCTTCGGCACGATAGCCAGTCAGGCCAACCAATCGCGCCACGGCCAACTCGGCCTCCGCTTCGTCTACTAA
- a CDS encoding glycoside hydrolase family 2 protein, with product MNRRHFLALAAASAAQAAQSLQDKSRSVHPRLRRNFNTGWLFRRQVNGGGALGSWERDPTLGAAIEPPFLNAKSPAYDDSAWPSIQLPHTWNQHDGSDEIPGYFRGIGWYRKHFQLEPELSGQRVFLEFEGVNQVSEFWVNGAYAGKHEGGYTSFELDITPHVKFGPSGNVLTVKVDNIYNKDIAPTVKTDLTFYGGIYRDVWLRVTAPIHLSEVYWLTPKVTESAAEIEVHSRIDNRTTRAASLKVLHEILDAKGLVVAKVETSATVPAQQQGHALTQRLTLAQPRLWSPDSPNLYQLRTTLLDPAGPGDLHDAPIGFRWFRFDAQQGFFLNGRRLQLRGTTWHQSYPGLGSALPNSRHVKDMELIKEMGCNLFRTSHYPHDPAVMEACDRLGLLVLEEMFVGEEVEDDGGYYRIQAKGIEEMVARDRNNPSVFMWGLEGEIESAAKHVDVVQQLVNKIKATDPSRPATMQDARIDSIKQTLDVVGLYSGFDENDKERSRHPERRYMIEEYTVDAIGRGIYGMGPESEDLGCDKHEAYLAEVGRRPWIAGSTVWHQFDYDGDEYDPITPHLVTFGLADFWRIPKDVFYLFQSQWSAKPMLHLCGHWTWPGEEGKTRKVKVYSNQARVELFLNGRSLGAREPVAYPGLDHPPFLWDVPYEPGVLKAVSGSLTSERKTAGPAARIDLRSDTERIESGDPESLAYLTAAVVDKDGTIVPTAANAISFTSYGPGELLPQTWPGHPTGLTWNCVAGLTRIALRSTDRVGRCVVSAYSPGLRMGRAILDVAAPGKRDQMEYRGGATVYK from the coding sequence ATGAACCGCAGGCATTTCCTGGCCCTGGCCGCCGCCTCCGCAGCCCAGGCCGCACAATCCCTCCAAGACAAGAGCCGCTCCGTCCACCCCCGCCTCCGCCGCAACTTCAATACCGGTTGGCTCTTCCGGCGTCAGGTCAACGGTGGCGGAGCCCTCGGCTCCTGGGAGCGCGACCCCACCCTCGGCGCCGCCATCGAACCCCCCTTCCTCAACGCCAAGTCCCCCGCCTACGACGACTCCGCCTGGCCGTCCATCCAGCTCCCCCACACCTGGAACCAGCACGATGGCAGCGATGAAATCCCCGGCTACTTCCGCGGCATCGGCTGGTACCGCAAGCACTTCCAACTGGAACCGGAGCTCAGCGGCCAGCGCGTCTTTCTAGAATTCGAGGGCGTCAATCAGGTCAGCGAATTCTGGGTCAACGGAGCCTACGCCGGCAAGCACGAGGGTGGCTACACCAGCTTCGAACTCGACATCACCCCGCACGTGAAGTTCGGCCCCTCCGGCAACGTTCTGACGGTGAAGGTCGACAACATCTACAACAAGGACATCGCGCCCACAGTCAAGACCGACCTCACCTTTTACGGCGGCATCTATCGCGATGTCTGGCTGCGCGTCACGGCCCCCATCCATCTCTCCGAAGTCTACTGGCTCACCCCCAAAGTCACTGAATCCGCCGCCGAAATCGAAGTCCACTCCAGGATCGACAACCGCACCACCCGCGCCGCCTCCCTGAAGGTCCTGCACGAGATCCTCGACGCCAAAGGCCTCGTAGTCGCTAAAGTCGAAACCTCCGCCACAGTCCCTGCGCAGCAGCAGGGCCACGCCCTCACCCAACGTCTGACACTCGCCCAGCCCCGGCTCTGGTCGCCCGACAGCCCCAATCTCTACCAACTCCGCACCACGTTGCTCGACCCCGCCGGCCCCGGCGACCTCCACGACGCCCCCATCGGCTTCCGCTGGTTCCGCTTCGACGCCCAACAGGGCTTTTTCCTCAACGGCCGCCGCCTCCAACTGCGCGGCACCACCTGGCACCAGTCCTATCCCGGTCTCGGCAGCGCCCTGCCCAATTCACGCCACGTGAAAGACATGGAGCTCATCAAGGAGATGGGCTGCAATCTCTTCCGCACCAGCCACTATCCGCACGACCCCGCTGTCATGGAAGCCTGCGACCGCCTTGGCCTCCTCGTCCTCGAAGAGATGTTCGTCGGCGAAGAGGTCGAGGACGACGGCGGCTACTATCGCATCCAGGCCAAGGGCATCGAGGAGATGGTCGCCCGCGACCGCAACAATCCCTCCGTCTTCATGTGGGGGCTCGAGGGTGAAATCGAATCCGCCGCCAAGCACGTCGACGTAGTCCAGCAACTGGTCAACAAGATCAAGGCGACCGACCCCAGCCGCCCCGCCACCATGCAGGATGCGCGCATCGACAGCATCAAGCAGACCCTCGATGTCGTCGGCCTCTATTCCGGGTTCGACGAGAACGACAAGGAGCGCAGCCGCCACCCCGAGCGCCGCTACATGATCGAGGAGTACACCGTCGACGCCATCGGCCGCGGCATCTACGGCATGGGTCCGGAGAGCGAAGACCTCGGCTGCGACAAACACGAAGCCTACCTCGCCGAAGTGGGCCGCCGCCCCTGGATCGCCGGCAGTACCGTCTGGCACCAGTTCGACTACGACGGCGACGAGTACGATCCCATTACGCCCCACCTCGTCACCTTCGGCCTGGCCGACTTCTGGCGCATCCCCAAGGACGTCTTCTACCTCTTCCAAAGCCAGTGGAGCGCCAAACCCATGCTCCACCTCTGCGGCCACTGGACCTGGCCCGGCGAGGAGGGCAAAACTCGCAAGGTGAAGGTCTATAGCAATCAGGCCCGTGTCGAACTCTTCCTCAACGGCCGCTCGCTCGGCGCCCGCGAACCGGTCGCGTATCCCGGCCTCGACCACCCTCCGTTCCTCTGGGACGTGCCCTACGAACCCGGCGTCCTCAAGGCGGTCTCAGGATCCCTCACTTCCGAGCGCAAGACCGCCGGACCCGCCGCCCGCATCGACCTCCGCTCCGACACGGAACGCATCGAATCCGGTGACCCCGAGAGCCTCGCCTACCTCACGGCGGCAGTGGTCGACAAGGACGGCACCATCGTCCCCACGGCCGCCAATGCCATCAGCTTCACCTCCTACGGCCCTGGCGAACTGTTGCCGCAAACCTGGCCCGGCCACCCCACGGGACTCACCTGGAACTGTGTAGCCGGTTTAACGCGCATCGCCCTGCGCTCAACAGACCGTGTCGGCCGCTGTGTCGTCAGCGCCTATTCCCCCGGCCTGCGCATGGGCCGTGCCATCCTGGATGTCGCGGCCCCAGGCAAACGCGATCAAATGGAGTATCGTGGCGGAGCAACCGTCTACAAGTAA
- a CDS encoding DUF6807 domain-containing protein, whose translation MSNSKTLLACILPVLLLPAQQPPSGPANPTANRAATVKERAPKRTPSTPSVSFTRPAPDTIQVLINNQPFTNFLFKEADNKPYLHPLRSASGKVVSRHFPMEDVPGEDREHPHHRGIAFTHGDVNGYNFWASEQEQKDAHQGRILLDKIIRTQGGTTEGILEAAFRWVTPEGGIVLREHRVMTFYAHPSLRIIDFDIQLTAAGSPVRFGDTKEGSFSVRLGRELSEDTGGTMISSTGAKSEKNVWGHQANWVDDFGTVEGEQLGVAIFDHPGNPRHPTYWHSRAYGLMAVNIFGLHDFLNDKTKDGSLTLKPAETLRFRYRVVVHPGDTTAANIAKLYDEYCRKAGDNQ comes from the coding sequence ATGTCCAACTCGAAAACACTGCTAGCCTGCATCCTCCCGGTCCTTTTGTTGCCGGCCCAACAGCCGCCCAGCGGACCCGCGAACCCCACCGCGAACCGAGCCGCGACTGTTAAGGAGCGGGCACCCAAACGTACTCCCTCCACTCCCTCCGTCTCCTTCACCAGACCCGCCCCGGACACCATCCAGGTCCTCATCAACAACCAGCCCTTCACTAACTTCCTCTTCAAGGAAGCTGACAACAAACCCTATCTCCACCCGCTCCGCTCCGCCTCCGGCAAAGTCGTCTCCCGTCACTTCCCGATGGAAGACGTCCCCGGAGAGGACAGGGAGCACCCCCACCACCGCGGCATCGCCTTCACCCACGGCGACGTGAACGGCTACAACTTCTGGGCCTCCGAACAGGAGCAGAAAGACGCGCACCAGGGCCGCATCCTCCTCGACAAAATCATCCGCACGCAAGGCGGCACGACCGAGGGCATCCTGGAAGCCGCCTTCCGCTGGGTCACCCCCGAGGGCGGCATCGTGCTGCGCGAACACCGTGTCATGACATTCTACGCCCACCCGTCCCTCCGCATCATCGACTTCGACATCCAACTCACCGCCGCCGGGTCGCCCGTCCGCTTCGGAGACACCAAGGAAGGTTCCTTCTCCGTCCGCCTGGGCCGCGAACTCTCCGAGGACACCGGGGGTACAATGATCAGCTCCACCGGAGCGAAGTCGGAGAAGAACGTCTGGGGCCATCAGGCCAATTGGGTCGACGATTTCGGCACCGTCGAGGGCGAACAACTGGGCGTGGCCATCTTCGACCACCCTGGAAATCCGCGCCATCCCACTTACTGGCACAGCCGGGCCTACGGCCTCATGGCCGTGAACATCTTCGGCCTGCACGACTTCCTCAACGACAAAACCAAAGACGGCAGCCTCACCCTCAAACCCGCCGAAACGCTGCGCTTCCGCTACCGTGTCGTCGTCCACCCCGGCGACACCACCGCCGCCAACATTGCCAAGCTCTACGATGAATACTGCCGCAAGGCAGGAGACAATCAGTGA
- a CDS encoding Gfo/Idh/MocA family protein: MTTIHRRHFLQFSTAAVAASAGRILGANDRVNVAITGLGGRGTDHMESYAALPEARIAALVDVNQAARERGAALVKRLTGTEPKTYADLREALADKDIEAVSLATPNHWHALQTIWACRAGKDVYVEKPASHNIHEAACMVQAARKYNRMVQVGTQSRSEPHIRRAMELLHTGTIGQIHLAKGLCFKRRLSIGHKPDGPVPPGLNWDAFLGPAPMRPFNENRYKYNWHWFWDTGNGDIGNQGVHQMDIARWGAGLDTWPTHAVSTGGKFLYEDDQETPNMQFATLGYEKAQIMFEVRGLLTPGEAGIRSGSPHTIGNVFYGSEGFLVLDDAGYRVFKGEKRELVKEENAPREDKANEAHMGNFLAAVRNRKTADLHAGIELAAMSTNLCHLANISYRVGRELSIDSSGAFANDPKATGLQTRNYRTPWTIPDPV; the protein is encoded by the coding sequence GTGACCACCATTCATAGAAGACACTTCCTCCAGTTCTCCACCGCCGCCGTGGCGGCCAGCGCCGGACGCATCCTCGGTGCAAACGATCGCGTCAACGTTGCCATCACCGGCCTGGGTGGACGCGGCACCGACCATATGGAGTCGTACGCCGCCCTGCCCGAGGCCCGCATCGCCGCCCTCGTCGACGTCAACCAGGCCGCCCGCGAACGCGGAGCCGCCCTCGTCAAACGCCTCACCGGCACCGAACCCAAGACCTACGCCGATCTCCGCGAAGCGCTCGCCGACAAGGACATCGAGGCCGTCTCCCTGGCCACCCCGAACCACTGGCACGCCCTCCAAACCATCTGGGCCTGCCGTGCCGGCAAGGACGTCTACGTCGAAAAGCCCGCCAGCCACAACATCCACGAAGCTGCCTGCATGGTCCAGGCCGCCCGCAAGTACAACCGCATGGTGCAGGTCGGCACGCAAAGCCGCAGTGAGCCCCACATCCGCCGCGCCATGGAACTCCTCCACACCGGAACCATCGGCCAGATCCATCTCGCCAAAGGCCTCTGCTTCAAGCGCCGCCTCTCCATCGGACACAAGCCTGACGGACCCGTTCCGCCCGGCTTGAATTGGGATGCCTTCCTCGGACCCGCGCCCATGCGGCCCTTCAACGAGAACCGCTACAAGTACAACTGGCACTGGTTCTGGGACACCGGCAACGGCGACATCGGCAACCAGGGCGTCCACCAGATGGACATCGCCCGCTGGGGCGCCGGCCTCGACACCTGGCCCACCCACGCCGTCTCCACTGGCGGCAAATTCCTTTACGAAGACGACCAGGAAACCCCCAACATGCAGTTCGCTACCCTCGGCTACGAGAAGGCGCAGATCATGTTCGAGGTCCGCGGACTCCTCACACCCGGCGAAGCTGGCATTCGCTCCGGTTCCCCGCACACCATCGGCAACGTTTTCTATGGCAGTGAGGGCTTCCTGGTGCTCGACGACGCCGGCTACCGCGTCTTCAAAGGGGAGAAACGCGAACTCGTGAAGGAAGAGAACGCCCCCCGCGAAGACAAAGCCAACGAGGCGCACATGGGCAACTTCCTGGCAGCGGTCCGCAATCGGAAAACCGCTGATCTCCATGCCGGCATCGAGCTCGCCGCCATGTCGACAAACCTCTGCCATCTCGCGAACATCAGCTACCGCGTCGGCCGCGAGCTCAGCATTGACTCGAGTGGAGCCTTTGCCAACGATCCCAAGGCGACCGGGCTTCAGACTAGAAATTACCGGACCCCTTGGACGATCCCCGATCCGGTGTAA